One genomic window of Pseudomonas sp. LFM046 includes the following:
- the rplT gene encoding 50S ribosomal protein L20: MARVKRGVIARARHKKILKLAKGYYGARSRVFRVAKQAVIKAGQYAYRDRRQRKRQFRALWIARINAGARQNGLSYSRLIAGLKKAAIEIDRKVLADLAVNEKAAFAAIVEKAKAVLA; the protein is encoded by the coding sequence TCGCTCGTGCCCGTCACAAGAAAATTCTGAAACTCGCCAAAGGCTACTACGGCGCGCGTTCGCGCGTGTTCCGCGTTGCCAAGCAGGCGGTAATCAAGGCTGGCCAATACGCCTACCGTGACCGCCGTCAGCGCAAGCGTCAGTTCCGCGCTCTGTGGATCGCTCGTATCAACGCTGGTGCTCGTCAGAACGGTCTGTCCTACAGCCGTCTGATCGCTGGCCTGAAAAAAGCGGCTATCGAGATCGACCGTAAGGTTCTGGCCGACCTGGCAGTGAACGAAAAAGCGGCGTTTGCTGCGATTGTCGAGAAAGCTAAGGCCGTTCTGGCTTAA